The Candidatus Thermoplasmatota archaeon genome includes a region encoding these proteins:
- a CDS encoding phenylalanine--tRNA ligase subunit alpha, translating to MVELSTNERKVLTALKHRKLSIEQLQALAQLDKTEVVMSALSWLKLKNLVSLEEEIKVFYSLDIEGKEYAEDHLPENKILSLLKEGNAELKVIFESLGKDKARIGIGYLKELGAQVIGNKLRIEPNIFNLVKETISEREKFIKELSGKEKEEKELEPKILEHFKARKNILKKRIKVLREAQLTVHGKKLVDKISVEEVITQLTPQLIRTGEWQKRILAKYDINTFVASAGYAKLHPLTKIITQIKKIFFGMGFKEIEFNYLQPCFWNMDALFIPQDHPARDVQDSFYIDRIAKIDSKLAAKIKVVHEKAWQYKWDLKEAEKIVLRTHTTTNTIKYLAEHSKEEQLKVFSIGRNFRREAIDATHLPEFTQIEGICMEKGTNLAMLLGILKEFYSKLGFENISFRPSYFPFTEPSLEVIIEFEGELLEMGGAGIFRNEVTKTLGVKYPVLAWGLGLERLAMLKLGLKDIRMFYLSDLEWLRNARIK from the coding sequence ATGGTAGAGCTAAGCACGAATGAAAGGAAAGTGCTGACAGCGCTTAAGCATAGAAAACTTTCGATTGAGCAATTGCAAGCATTAGCGCAACTTGATAAAACAGAAGTTGTTATGAGCGCGCTGTCATGGCTTAAACTGAAAAATCTAGTATCGCTTGAAGAGGAGATAAAGGTATTTTATTCGCTTGACATAGAAGGTAAGGAGTATGCAGAAGATCACTTGCCCGAAAACAAAATTTTAAGTTTATTAAAAGAAGGCAATGCTGAACTAAAAGTTATATTTGAGAGTTTAGGAAAAGATAAAGCTAGAATAGGTATTGGGTACTTGAAAGAGCTAGGCGCTCAAGTGATCGGAAACAAGCTTAGAATCGAGCCTAATATCTTTAACTTGGTGAAAGAAACAATCTCAGAGCGTGAAAAATTTATTAAAGAACTCAGCGGTAAGGAAAAAGAGGAGAAGGAGCTAGAGCCTAAAATTCTGGAGCATTTCAAAGCTCGTAAGAATATACTAAAGAAGAGAATTAAAGTATTGAGAGAAGCCCAGCTTACAGTGCATGGCAAGAAGCTTGTAGATAAAATATCGGTAGAAGAAGTTATTACTCAGCTTACGCCACAGCTTATTCGCACTGGCGAGTGGCAAAAGAGAATTTTAGCTAAATATGATATTAACACATTCGTTGCGAGCGCGGGCTACGCCAAACTACATCCTCTGACAAAAATTATAACTCAGATAAAAAAGATATTTTTTGGGATGGGATTTAAAGAAATAGAGTTCAACTATCTACAGCCTTGCTTCTGGAATATGGACGCTCTCTTCATACCCCAAGACCATCCTGCAAGAGATGTCCAGGATTCTTTCTATATTGATAGGATTGCAAAAATAGATTCTAAACTAGCTGCTAAAATAAAAGTTGTACATGAAAAAGCTTGGCAATATAAATGGGATTTAAAAGAAGCTGAGAAAATAGTTTTGCGCACTCATACAACTACAAATACAATAAAATATTTGGCAGAGCATTCTAAGGAAGAGCAGCTCAAAGTTTTCTCTATAGGCAGGAATTTTAGGAGAGAAGCTATCGATGCAACTCATTTACCAGAATTCACTCAAATTGAAGGTATTTGCATGGAAAAAGGTACAAATTTAGCAATGCTCCTAGGAATTCTAAAAGAATTTTACTCTAAATTAGGATTTGAGAATATTAGTTTTAGACCTTCCTATTTCCCTTTTACAGAGCCTAGTTTAGAAGTAATAATTGAGTTTGAAGGTGAATTACTGGAAATGGGAGGCGCAGGCATTTTTAGAAATGAGGTAACGAAAACGTTAGGGGTAAAATATCCTGTGCTTGCCTGGGGTTTAGGATTAGAGAGATTAGCAATGCTAAAGCTCGGATTAAAAGATATACGCATGTTCTATCTCAGCGATTTGGAGTGGCTGAGAAATGCTAGAATAAAATAA
- a CDS encoding HD domain-containing protein: protein MDKLQFIKDLKQGDKVSSLFAVKFKKPIREYVNGYMFEMRVADKTGELTAKYWGDRNIAELQTLYESFQKGDVIHVTGMVNEYLGNLEIGISKAEGNKIVKQRTFELKDFVESVAKNLDEMLIELGYLIKSLKDSNLKLLLESVFKDEKFVSKFKIMPASMMYHQNKLGGLLEHTLNVAKLCEAISSIHPALDRDLLIAGALLHDVGKVFELEVTTVIDVTEEGMLRGHTVLGEEFVLDKIKKMPNFPDLLKLKIAHLVLAHHGELEFGAVKKPQLPEAVALHYADYCDAKVDIYLREKGEARTEDLWIWSKLIKGHVYLK from the coding sequence GTGGATAAACTACAATTTATAAAAGATTTAAAGCAGGGCGATAAAGTGAGCTCTTTATTTGCAGTTAAATTCAAGAAGCCTATTCGAGAGTATGTTAATGGCTATATGTTTGAAATGCGCGTGGCTGATAAAACCGGCGAACTTACAGCTAAATATTGGGGTGATAGAAATATTGCTGAGCTACAAACGTTATACGAGAGTTTCCAGAAGGGCGATGTTATCCATGTTACTGGTATGGTTAATGAGTACTTGGGCAATTTAGAGATAGGTATAAGTAAAGCTGAAGGGAATAAAATTGTAAAGCAGAGAACTTTTGAGTTAAAAGATTTTGTAGAATCTGTAGCTAAAAATTTAGATGAAATGTTAATAGAGCTGGGCTATTTAATCAAATCATTAAAAGACAGTAATCTAAAGTTATTGCTTGAAAGTGTATTTAAAGATGAAAAATTCGTTTCCAAATTCAAAATTATGCCAGCAAGCATGATGTATCATCAGAACAAGCTTGGCGGATTATTGGAGCATACTTTAAACGTTGCAAAGCTCTGCGAGGCTATCTCAAGTATTCATCCCGCGCTAGACAGGGATTTACTTATTGCCGGAGCTTTACTTCATGACGTTGGCAAGGTCTTCGAACTTGAGGTAACTACAGTAATTGACGTGACAGAAGAAGGTATGCTTAGGGGGCATACAGTACTGGGAGAAGAATTTGTATTAGACAAAATTAAAAAAATGCCAAATTTCCCAGATCTATTAAAATTGAAAATTGCGCATCTTGTTTTAGCGCATCATGGCGAGCTAGAGTTTGGCGCTGTAAAAAAGCCTCAATTACCTGAAGCTGTAGCTCTGCACTATGCAGACTACTGCGATGCAAAAGTAGATATTTATTTGAGAGAGAAAGGAGAAGCGAGAACAGAAGATTTATGGATTTGGAGCAAGCTGATCAAAGGGCATGTGTATCTTAAATAA
- a CDS encoding B-box zinc finger protein has product MLFGICAICGRPARYTCSMCSKAICELCFDLSTGVCVQCRKKII; this is encoded by the coding sequence ATGTTATTTGGCATTTGCGCTATTTGCGGAAGGCCTGCAAGATATACTTGCTCAATGTGCTCCAAAGCAATTTGTGAATTGTGCTTTGATCTCAGCACTGGCGTTTGTGTACAGTGCAGGAAGAAGATTATTTGA
- the pyrI gene encoding aspartate carbamoyltransferase regulatory subunit, producing the protein MEELKVQPIKEGTVIDHIASGTALKVLSILGLSKSPTATVSLLMNVPSKKYGKKDIVKIEARELKPKEVDKIALIAPNATINIIRNYKVKDKYKVKLSEIIIGIVRCSNPSCISNLREPVESKFSVISRKPLKLRCYYCERELTDIIENIVI; encoded by the coding sequence ATGGAAGAGTTAAAGGTTCAGCCTATAAAAGAAGGTACTGTAATAGATCATATTGCGTCAGGTACTGCGCTTAAAGTTTTGAGTATTTTAGGGCTGTCCAAAAGTCCCACTGCTACTGTAAGCTTGCTTATGAACGTGCCCAGCAAAAAATATGGTAAAAAAGACATTGTAAAAATAGAAGCTAGGGAACTAAAGCCTAAAGAAGTAGATAAAATTGCATTAATAGCTCCTAACGCCACTATAAACATTATTAGAAATTACAAAGTAAAAGACAAATACAAAGTAAAGCTCTCGGAGATAATAATAGGAATAGTGAGATGCTCTAATCCAAGCTGTATTTCTAACTTGAGAGAGCCTGTAGAGAGTAAATTTTCAGTAATTTCTAGAAAGCCATTAAAGCTAAGATGCTATTATTGCGAGCGCGAACTTACAGATATAATAGAAAACATTGTGATCTGA